One Idiomarina loihiensis L2TR genomic window carries:
- a CDS encoding IS110 family transposase: MTAYVGIDVSKKKLDVGFYSDKLGKNGQRKKKTKVFKNDRQAFSQLESWLKQQTQHKAQNIAIGIEATGIYHEALIYTLHEQGFKLFIANPGRAKKYFESLGVTHKTDKSDSLLLARFTEDKAHKGDITWWEPESPEARHLKLLLRRLNALQKDVLRERNRLEACANTDTSPRVVKSIEDMIAVLNEEIKALLKEIDDHIDGHPQLKKNRELLESIDGVGPTVSRELTSLFSVKRFSSAKEAAAYLGLIPRLQESGSHKGMTRLSKIGPSAIRALLYLPAVVASRCNPDIAYQKQRLLAQGKTKMQALGAAMRKLVQICFGVIKHQEEYRPQTSLSV, translated from the coding sequence ATGACAGCATACGTTGGCATTGATGTAAGTAAAAAGAAATTAGACGTTGGTTTTTATTCCGACAAGCTGGGTAAAAACGGACAGAGGAAGAAGAAAACGAAGGTCTTTAAGAACGACCGTCAGGCGTTCTCTCAGCTTGAGAGCTGGTTAAAACAGCAGACTCAGCATAAAGCACAGAACATCGCGATAGGGATTGAAGCGACCGGGATTTATCACGAAGCTTTGATTTATACGCTGCACGAGCAGGGATTTAAGCTCTTTATTGCTAACCCGGGACGGGCAAAGAAATACTTCGAGTCGCTTGGCGTTACCCATAAAACGGACAAATCCGACAGCCTCCTGCTGGCTCGTTTTACGGAAGATAAAGCCCATAAAGGTGACATTACCTGGTGGGAGCCTGAATCGCCGGAAGCCCGGCACCTGAAACTGTTACTCAGACGCCTGAATGCTTTGCAAAAGGACGTTTTGCGCGAGAGGAATCGGCTGGAAGCCTGCGCGAATACCGACACTTCACCACGGGTGGTGAAATCGATTGAAGACATGATCGCCGTTCTCAATGAGGAAATTAAAGCACTGCTAAAAGAAATTGATGACCATATTGACGGGCACCCGCAGTTAAAGAAAAACCGTGAGTTGCTTGAGAGTATTGATGGTGTGGGACCGACGGTTTCCCGAGAGCTGACCAGCTTGTTCAGCGTAAAACGCTTCAGCAGCGCCAAAGAGGCGGCGGCCTATCTGGGGTTGATACCCAGGCTACAGGAGTCCGGCTCACATAAAGGGATGACCCGGTTAAGCAAAATCGGGCCTTCGGCCATACGAGCTTTACTGTACCTGCCGGCCGTAGTTGCCAGCCGTTGTAACCCGGACATCGCTTATCAGAAACAAAGGTTGTTAGCTCAGGGTAAGACGAAAATGCAGGCGCTTGGTGCCGCCATGAGGAAACTGGTACAAATCTGCTTCGGCGTTATCAAGCACCAGGAAGAATATCGACCTCAAACATCATTGAGTGTTTGA
- a CDS encoding mechanosensitive ion channel family protein: MQMSWTDISSGLNRIWNVELWKTGDAQIYLSQVIIAITLIIVGVIVIRWIGSSLVKRALKSGHASQNTIYAFRKLFSFLAYVLIVLIALPVAGIPITIFAVLGGALAIGVGFGAQNLLNNLISGMILIAERPIRIGDIVELENERGRIEEIGNRCVRIKRFDGVHVLVPNSYFLEQRVVNWTLISTEIRSTVTVGVAYGSPIDRVRELMMEAASQHEKIVQRLPFEVFFDDFGDNSLTFNLLFWTEVEAPMDIRRVQSDIRFKLDKLFAENDIVIAFPQRDVHLDTLKPLEIKMK; the protein is encoded by the coding sequence ATGCAAATGTCCTGGACAGACATCTCTTCTGGTTTAAATAGAATCTGGAATGTCGAGTTATGGAAAACCGGAGACGCGCAGATATACCTAAGCCAGGTCATTATTGCTATTACGCTGATTATTGTTGGCGTAATCGTCATACGCTGGATAGGCTCTAGTCTGGTTAAGCGTGCCTTAAAATCCGGCCACGCCTCTCAGAACACCATTTATGCTTTTCGTAAGTTATTCTCTTTTCTGGCTTATGTACTTATTGTGCTCATTGCCCTACCGGTCGCTGGCATCCCTATTACCATATTCGCGGTTCTGGGTGGTGCATTAGCCATTGGTGTCGGTTTTGGTGCCCAGAACCTGCTCAATAACCTTATTTCCGGCATGATATTAATTGCCGAGCGCCCTATCCGCATTGGTGACATTGTAGAGCTGGAGAACGAACGCGGTCGTATTGAAGAAATTGGTAACCGCTGCGTTCGCATCAAACGTTTCGACGGTGTGCATGTGCTGGTACCAAACAGCTACTTTCTGGAACAGCGCGTAGTGAACTGGACGCTGATATCCACTGAAATACGCAGCACAGTCACCGTGGGCGTTGCTTATGGCTCGCCGATAGACAGAGTCCGCGAATTGATGATGGAAGCCGCCAGCCAACACGAGAAAATTGTTCAACGCTTACCTTTTGAGGTTTTCTTCGACGACTTTGGTGATAACAGTTTAACCTTCAACTTACTGTTCTGGACCGAGGTAGAAGCCCCTATGGATATTCGCCGGGTACAGTCTGATATTCGTTTTAAGCTCGATAAGCTTTTCGCCGAGAACGATATTGTTATCGCCTTCCCTCAACGCGACGTGCATTTGGATACGTTAAAGCCGCTAGAGATAAAGATGAAGTAG
- a CDS encoding ABC-F family ATPase: MISAANITMQFGAKPLFENISVKFGNGNRYGLIGANGCGKSTFMRILSGEQEPSAGNVSLEPNIRIGKLRQDQFAYEDYSVVDAVIMGHEELWAVKEERDRIYSSGEMSEEDGMRVADLETEFAEMDGYTAESRAGELLLGLGIPVEQHFGLMSALAPGVKIRVLLAQVLFSEPDIMLLDEPTNNLDINTIRWLEGVLAEKQSTMIIISHDRHFLNTVCTHMADIDYGELRVYPGNYDEYMFAATQAREQLMSDNAKKKEKIAELQSFVSRFSANASKAKQATSRQKQMEKIQLDEVKASSRVNPYIRFTQEKKLYRLALETENVRKSFEDEAVLKGLSTSIEVGEKVAIIGANGIGKTTLLKCLMGEYTPDSGSIKWSENAAIGYYAQDHAHWFKQDMTVYEWMYQWKKPGDDEQAIRGVLGRMLFSSDDIQKPVSILSGGEKGRMIFGKLILQRPNILVMDEPTNHLDMESIESLNLALEQFEGTLLFVSHDREFVSTLATRIIEITDKGLRDFAGSYDEYLAQLAAA, encoded by the coding sequence GTGATTTCTGCTGCAAATATCACCATGCAATTTGGTGCAAAGCCTCTTTTTGAAAATATTTCTGTTAAATTCGGCAATGGTAACCGTTATGGCCTGATAGGCGCTAATGGCTGCGGTAAGTCGACCTTTATGCGTATATTAAGTGGTGAGCAGGAGCCTTCGGCTGGCAATGTGTCGCTGGAACCCAATATTCGCATCGGTAAGTTGCGTCAGGATCAATTTGCTTACGAAGACTACAGTGTCGTTGATGCCGTTATTATGGGCCACGAAGAGCTGTGGGCGGTAAAAGAAGAACGGGACCGCATTTACAGCAGCGGCGAAATGAGCGAAGAAGACGGCATGCGTGTGGCCGATCTGGAAACCGAATTTGCTGAAATGGACGGTTATACTGCGGAGTCACGCGCCGGTGAGTTATTGCTGGGGCTGGGCATACCGGTAGAGCAGCACTTTGGACTGATGTCGGCGCTGGCGCCGGGTGTAAAAATTCGGGTGTTACTGGCGCAGGTACTGTTTTCCGAGCCGGATATTATGTTGCTGGACGAGCCGACCAACAACCTCGATATTAACACTATTCGCTGGCTGGAAGGCGTATTAGCCGAAAAGCAAAGTACCATGATTATTATTTCGCACGACCGTCACTTTCTGAACACGGTTTGTACGCATATGGCCGATATTGACTATGGCGAGCTGCGCGTCTACCCGGGTAACTATGACGAATACATGTTTGCCGCCACTCAGGCGCGCGAGCAGTTAATGAGCGATAACGCCAAGAAAAAAGAGAAAATTGCCGAGCTGCAGAGCTTTGTTAGCCGCTTCTCAGCGAACGCGTCAAAAGCTAAACAGGCAACGTCGCGTCAGAAACAAATGGAGAAAATTCAGCTGGACGAGGTTAAAGCCTCCAGTCGTGTTAATCCGTACATTCGTTTTACTCAGGAAAAGAAACTCTACCGGTTAGCGCTTGAAACCGAGAACGTGCGTAAGAGCTTCGAAGACGAAGCGGTCTTAAAAGGCTTGAGTACCTCGATAGAAGTGGGTGAAAAAGTCGCTATTATTGGTGCCAACGGTATTGGTAAAACGACCTTGCTGAAATGTTTGATGGGCGAGTACACGCCGGACTCAGGCAGCATCAAATGGTCTGAAAATGCGGCGATAGGTTACTACGCGCAGGATCACGCCCACTGGTTTAAACAGGATATGACCGTTTACGAGTGGATGTATCAGTGGAAAAAACCGGGTGACGACGAGCAGGCTATTCGGGGTGTGTTGGGCCGTATGCTGTTCTCTTCTGATGACATTCAAAAGCCGGTATCGATTTTGTCTGGTGGTGAAAAAGGCCGGATGATTTTCGGTAAACTGATTTTGCAGCGCCCGAATATTCTGGTGATGGACGAACCGACTAACCATTTGGATATGGAATCGATAGAGTCGCTGAACCTGGCACTGGAGCAGTTTGAAGGCACTTTGTTGTTTGTCAGCCATGACCGCGAGTTCGTCTCGACTCTGGCTACTCGTATTATCGAAATTACCGACAAAGGCTTACGTGACTTTGCCGGCAGTTACGATGAATATCTGGCGCAGTTGGCTGCGGCTTAA
- a CDS encoding glutathione S-transferase family protein: MIELYTSATPNGYKATVTLEEMGLDYNLHHVQLQENEQKRPEFLKMNPNGRIPVIVDKNNDDFAVFESGAIMLYLAETYDKLNPKDPKERSRMIQWLMFQMGGIGPMMGQANVFYRYFPEKLPSAIERYQNESRRLFEVLNTRLGESEYLAGDNFSLADIANWCWVRTHDWSGVSLDGLENLKRWMNTISERPACQRGVTKPERMGDPDELVKSAQKMVQR; encoded by the coding sequence ATGATTGAACTCTACACCTCAGCAACCCCCAATGGTTATAAAGCCACGGTAACCTTAGAAGAAATGGGGCTGGACTATAACCTGCACCATGTGCAGTTGCAGGAAAATGAGCAAAAACGCCCGGAGTTTCTGAAAATGAACCCTAACGGTCGTATTCCGGTGATTGTCGATAAAAATAACGATGATTTCGCGGTGTTTGAGTCCGGTGCCATTATGCTGTATCTGGCTGAGACCTACGACAAGCTTAATCCTAAAGACCCGAAAGAACGTTCACGTATGATCCAGTGGCTGATGTTTCAGATGGGTGGCATTGGTCCTATGATGGGACAAGCTAATGTCTTCTATCGGTATTTCCCGGAGAAGCTGCCCTCAGCCATTGAGCGCTATCAGAATGAAAGCCGTCGGCTGTTTGAAGTGCTGAACACACGGTTAGGCGAGTCTGAATACTTAGCAGGTGATAACTTCTCGTTAGCGGATATTGCCAACTGGTGTTGGGTGCGTACCCACGACTGGTCTGGTGTTAGCCTTGATGGCTTAGAAAACCTGAAGCGCTGGATGAACACCATCAGTGAGCGCCCAGCCTGCCAACGCGGCGTAACAAAGCCGGAGCGAATGGGCGATCCTGACGAACTGGTCAAGAGCGCCCAGAAAATGGTGCAGCGTTAA
- a CDS encoding DUF1707 SHOCT-like domain-containing protein, with product MSVKFEDRPLEKVREETIDQLVMNYGHGELSEEAFERRLDQAMDATEHSQLSDLVEDLELKPDTSYDSMKEQKFSPHYGEGRIQPTEKVISILSSNERCGVWTVPREITIYSLLGSVELDFTDAVFQHPDVTIKIIGGLSSLEVFVPEEITISTNVFSVLGSTENKAPSMGNLKQAPHIRIEGFQLLGSVEVKVKRTIKEKFVAFANSLKGTFQSR from the coding sequence ATGAGTGTAAAATTTGAAGACCGTCCACTGGAAAAAGTCCGCGAAGAGACGATTGATCAGTTGGTAATGAACTACGGCCACGGTGAATTATCTGAAGAAGCTTTTGAACGCCGGCTTGATCAAGCCATGGATGCAACTGAACATAGCCAGCTTTCCGATTTGGTAGAAGACCTGGAGCTGAAGCCCGACACCTCATACGACAGCATGAAAGAGCAGAAATTCTCACCACATTATGGCGAAGGACGCATTCAACCAACCGAAAAGGTGATATCCATACTGTCTTCTAATGAGCGCTGTGGCGTGTGGACAGTGCCGCGTGAAATCACCATCTACTCTCTGCTAGGCTCTGTAGAACTGGACTTTACCGATGCCGTTTTTCAACACCCGGACGTCACTATCAAAATTATTGGCGGGCTTTCAAGTCTTGAAGTTTTTGTCCCTGAAGAAATTACCATTAGCACCAACGTCTTTAGTGTTCTTGGCTCCACCGAAAATAAAGCGCCCTCAATGGGCAACCTGAAACAAGCTCCGCATATACGAATTGAAGGCTTCCAGTTGCTTGGCTCAGTTGAAGTGAAAGTCAAACGAACCATAAAAGAGAAGTTTGTAGCCTTTGCTAATAGCTTAAAGGGCACCTTTCAATCTCGCTAA
- a CDS encoding amidohydrolase family protein, whose translation MSKLPFVVDAHTHLFNARYVPLQGILESWGIWKIPAKLISKLAYSLTASSTLKERLESFSVTSKKGATEKICNEFAHLVCIEIEHYLLEEGNSDPELAEAYQEQFINSELYSVLKEIHQYYGDSESAQELELDYIKTKWTFKAETQVQDKISGWFSGIHKMIERMLRKSLEFLEDAADKIDFVLNMLRSEVGIFKRLEGYYDNFSERYVFFHYMMDMAYPFDDNPKYDFYDQQLERMTALENFSEGIVLGFSAFDPLRFVSQSSSDRVLRDAIERSLEHGKAGFKFYPPMGYKPADNEANVERVVDYFLDFCVEYSIPVFTHCTPEGFQAYKGSGLNSDPDYWEQALKKNKQRETMRLCFGHAGGGKRKMNGRWVKGWLSDTEDEWNDQNNYARKVVELCRRYEHVYCDLSYLHEIVESKKAQESLAKRLEIELTREATADKPFKLADKIMYGSDWHMVSMVNDIERYFGQIKAIFEMQKMQLFADRFYFKNALKYVDLEAYIARAENVFSQDYIARLKEIRTHLM comes from the coding sequence ATGAGTAAACTACCTTTCGTTGTTGATGCCCATACCCACCTTTTTAACGCTCGTTATGTGCCTTTGCAGGGGATTCTTGAGAGTTGGGGAATTTGGAAAATACCGGCAAAGTTGATTAGCAAACTGGCCTATTCCCTAACCGCCAGTTCTACGCTAAAAGAGCGGCTAGAGTCGTTTTCAGTGACATCGAAAAAAGGCGCGACTGAAAAAATCTGCAATGAGTTTGCCCATCTGGTTTGTATTGAGATAGAGCACTATTTACTGGAAGAAGGCAATAGCGACCCGGAGTTAGCCGAAGCCTATCAGGAGCAATTCATTAACAGCGAGCTTTATTCGGTTCTGAAGGAAATACACCAGTATTACGGTGACAGTGAATCGGCTCAGGAACTTGAGTTAGATTACATAAAAACGAAATGGACTTTCAAAGCAGAGACTCAGGTTCAGGATAAAATATCAGGTTGGTTCTCTGGCATTCACAAAATGATTGAACGAATGCTGCGTAAGTCACTGGAGTTTCTGGAAGACGCTGCGGACAAAATAGACTTTGTCTTGAATATGCTACGCAGCGAAGTCGGGATATTTAAGCGGTTAGAAGGCTATTACGACAACTTCTCAGAACGTTATGTGTTTTTTCATTACATGATGGATATGGCTTACCCATTTGACGACAACCCCAAATACGATTTTTATGATCAGCAGTTGGAGCGTATGACGGCGTTGGAGAATTTTTCGGAAGGGATAGTTCTTGGCTTCTCCGCTTTTGACCCTTTACGTTTTGTTTCTCAATCTTCCTCTGACCGCGTGCTTCGTGATGCTATAGAAAGATCATTGGAACATGGCAAGGCAGGGTTCAAGTTTTATCCTCCTATGGGTTACAAGCCTGCAGACAACGAAGCTAACGTGGAACGAGTTGTTGATTATTTTCTGGATTTTTGTGTGGAGTATTCAATTCCAGTTTTCACTCACTGCACCCCGGAAGGCTTTCAGGCCTATAAAGGCTCGGGCCTGAATTCAGACCCGGATTATTGGGAGCAAGCGCTGAAAAAGAACAAGCAGCGAGAAACCATGAGACTCTGCTTTGGTCATGCCGGTGGTGGGAAACGGAAGATGAACGGGCGCTGGGTTAAGGGTTGGCTGTCGGATACGGAAGACGAATGGAATGATCAGAATAACTACGCTCGTAAAGTTGTAGAGCTGTGTCGGCGCTACGAGCATGTCTATTGTGATTTGTCCTACCTGCACGAAATTGTCGAAAGCAAGAAAGCCCAGGAGAGCCTGGCTAAACGACTTGAAATAGAGCTAACGCGTGAAGCCACTGCCGACAAACCTTTTAAACTTGCCGATAAAATAATGTACGGTAGCGACTGGCATATGGTGTCTATGGTTAATGATATTGAAAGGTACTTCGGGCAGATAAAAGCGATTTTTGAAATGCAAAAAATGCAGCTTTTTGCCGATAGGTTTTATTTCAAAAATGCGCTTAAGTACGTTGATTTAGAGGCTTACATTGCACGTGCGGAGAATGTCTTTAGTCAGGATTACATTGCACGGCTTAAAGAGATTAGAACGCACTTGATGTAG
- a CDS encoding YeiH family protein encodes MNHPIVGLIAAVVLAIGVVELHLWLPAIQSVSPLLISIGVGILVSHILPARCKEPLAPGLNIAKGSILRVAIVLYGFNITLQALSQVGIYGLFSAVTMVSVILFVGIWAGTKLFKLDKEQAILVAVGSAICGAAAVAAMEPIIKAKPHKVITAISTVVVFGTLSMLLMPLVFQFFDINEAQYGLWVGVSVHEVAQVVVAGDSVSSNAAHMAVLEKMLRVVLLVPVLLTFAVWMRQKSKGSDKESGDNKVSVPWFAFLFIGAIIINSLNWIPDDVTTAFTAAATYLLCIAMTALGMLTHISVIKQGGAKAFALAALLFVSLFITGYLLAQFA; translated from the coding sequence ATGAACCATCCTATCGTAGGGCTCATTGCAGCGGTTGTATTAGCAATAGGTGTTGTGGAGCTCCATCTATGGCTTCCAGCTATTCAGTCTGTTTCTCCGCTATTAATCAGCATTGGCGTTGGGATTCTGGTCAGCCATATATTACCGGCACGTTGCAAAGAACCGCTCGCTCCTGGATTAAATATCGCTAAAGGATCAATATTACGAGTTGCCATTGTCTTATACGGTTTCAATATTACTTTACAAGCCTTATCTCAGGTTGGTATTTACGGTCTATTCAGCGCGGTTACCATGGTATCAGTTATTCTGTTTGTCGGTATTTGGGCCGGAACCAAGCTGTTTAAGCTTGATAAAGAGCAAGCGATTTTAGTTGCCGTGGGCAGCGCTATTTGCGGTGCAGCAGCCGTTGCTGCGATGGAACCAATCATTAAAGCCAAACCTCACAAAGTAATAACCGCTATCAGCACCGTAGTTGTATTTGGCACGCTTTCTATGCTGCTTATGCCATTAGTGTTTCAATTTTTCGATATCAACGAGGCCCAGTATGGCTTATGGGTGGGCGTTTCCGTCCATGAAGTTGCACAAGTAGTTGTCGCCGGCGACTCAGTTAGCTCAAACGCGGCACACATGGCGGTATTGGAAAAAATGCTTAGAGTGGTTTTATTAGTACCTGTGTTATTAACATTTGCAGTATGGATGAGACAAAAGTCAAAAGGTTCAGACAAAGAAAGTGGTGATAATAAAGTCTCCGTTCCTTGGTTCGCTTTTCTATTCATTGGCGCTATTATCATCAACTCACTGAACTGGATACCGGACGACGTGACGACAGCATTCACAGCAGCTGCCACTTATTTACTGTGTATTGCAATGACCGCTTTAGGCATGCTCACACACATCAGCGTCATCAAACAAGGCGGCGCAAAAGCATTTGCACTCGCCGCCCTGCTTTTTGTGAGTCTGTTCATTACCGGTTACCTGTTAGCTCAGTTCGCCTAG
- a CDS encoding LysR family transcriptional regulator has translation MINLRQLQVFKTIAETSGFTAASVQLNMTTSAVSINLKDIEQQLGTRLVMRERGRKHRSHKVELTVAGMWLYERAQKMLSLSDSTERYFEQLHSNRRETLNIGASQTVGNYWLPAYINVLKQQRSELKINVYIGNTDEILSRVESFQDEIGLVEGPSSRDDLLTKPFKEDSMTLVAPPDDNGKALEVQPWLIREKGSATRRLTEKLWAKLGIKPANVIELNTNESIIHSVASGIGVAYVPSITTPLMLEAGLVRALPTEGTHHRTLYYVTHRDLSFSMAWIERVIAEKAL, from the coding sequence ATGATTAATTTGCGCCAACTTCAAGTGTTTAAAACCATTGCGGAAACCAGCGGTTTCACTGCGGCCAGTGTGCAGCTAAATATGACCACATCTGCGGTATCTATTAACCTAAAGGATATTGAACAGCAGCTGGGCACTCGGTTGGTGATGCGGGAAAGAGGACGAAAGCATCGTTCACACAAGGTTGAACTCACTGTTGCTGGTATGTGGCTGTACGAGCGAGCCCAAAAAATGCTATCGCTTAGTGACAGCACCGAACGATACTTTGAACAGTTACACAGTAATCGACGGGAAACGTTAAACATAGGTGCCAGTCAGACTGTCGGTAATTATTGGTTGCCGGCTTATATCAATGTGCTAAAACAACAACGTTCCGAGCTCAAAATTAATGTTTATATTGGTAATACCGATGAAATACTCAGCCGAGTTGAGTCGTTTCAGGACGAGATAGGGCTGGTTGAAGGTCCAAGTTCACGCGACGACTTACTCACTAAGCCGTTTAAGGAAGACAGCATGACGCTAGTTGCGCCGCCCGATGACAATGGTAAAGCGTTGGAAGTACAGCCTTGGCTTATTCGGGAAAAAGGCTCTGCCACTCGCCGGCTTACTGAAAAACTTTGGGCTAAGCTTGGCATTAAGCCAGCGAACGTTATTGAATTGAATACCAATGAAAGCATTATTCATTCGGTGGCATCAGGTATTGGAGTTGCCTACGTTCCTAGTATCACAACACCACTTATGTTGGAAGCTGGGTTAGTTAGAGCTTTGCCGACAGAAGGCACGCATCATCGCACCTTATATTATGTGACTCATCGAGACTTGTCCTTTTCAATGGCGTGGATAGAGCGGGTCATAGCTGAGAAAGCCTTATAA
- a CDS encoding GreA/GreB family elongation factor: MLKRAFRFCKTSVCPSNPIFQEAGQQMLIDPVELSILLNRLEFSESKEALIEKRIRVGASAVLRNVKTMEQVKVRLVPPELADTDNYLVSFISPLGSTLLGLRVGDIATVIVKDISIKWEVLTVNQNRPASDNA; the protein is encoded by the coding sequence GTGCTTAAGCGTGCATTCAGGTTTTGTAAAACCTCGGTTTGTCCGTCAAACCCAATTTTTCAGGAAGCGGGGCAGCAAATGCTGATTGATCCCGTGGAGCTTAGTATTTTACTGAATAGGCTTGAATTCAGTGAGTCAAAAGAAGCGTTAATTGAAAAACGAATTCGAGTTGGAGCATCCGCCGTTCTACGTAATGTGAAAACAATGGAGCAGGTAAAGGTTAGGTTGGTTCCACCAGAGCTGGCGGATACCGACAACTATCTAGTGTCTTTTATTTCTCCCTTAGGCTCGACATTGCTTGGGCTTCGCGTAGGAGATATTGCAACAGTTATCGTTAAAGATATATCAATAAAGTGGGAAGTCCTGACGGTAAATCAAAATCGTCCCGCATCTGATAATGCTTAG
- a CDS encoding GreA/GreB family elongation factor, whose translation MNTRPNIVISCVDMAVIEHHLDETRLPREFLDELEVELARAKIVEPNVMPANVACLNRQVTFKVLETGKVFTKTLTAPDQVDKYDDSLSVFAPLGAALIGLSVGQSIQWKTNRGLQSVEIVHVAS comes from the coding sequence ATGAATACTAGACCTAACATCGTTATTTCATGTGTCGATATGGCAGTTATTGAGCATCATTTAGATGAGACGCGTTTGCCTCGGGAGTTTTTGGATGAGTTAGAAGTTGAGCTGGCTCGCGCCAAAATTGTTGAGCCGAATGTTATGCCGGCCAATGTTGCTTGTCTGAATCGGCAGGTGACCTTTAAGGTTTTAGAAACAGGGAAAGTGTTTACTAAAACTCTGACTGCACCTGATCAGGTAGATAAATATGATGACAGCTTATCGGTTTTTGCTCCTTTAGGGGCGGCGCTTATTGGTCTTTCCGTAGGGCAATCTATTCAATGGAAAACAAATCGTGGTTTACAGTCAGTTGAGATTGTTCATGTCGCGAGTTAG
- a CDS encoding M24 family metallopeptidase has protein sequence MAHGVGIAKLDEALGALEDMTEGVKPITLEEYQQRVAKAQQLMQEKGISAMYLNAGTNLEYFTGLKWYPSERLVGAVIPVKGNVTLIAPAFEVGSLTQAMILPMDTVLWDEHESPYERLLNFLAEHFSDGYKLALDESTPYSVVAKLEERKPAETMCDAKVITAACRMHKSPAELALIQTAMDMTMAVHRATGAMLHEGVTASEVRGFINEAHRKVGASGSFFCIVLFGKGTSYPHGVNYEQKLEKNDWVLIDTGCKLHGYHSDITRTYPFGNATEEQQTFWQYERDLQQAVFDAAHIGKTCESVDDAVRVKLSELGLKADYQLPGVPHRTGHGIGMDLHEWPYLVGGDKTELAPGMCFSNEPMVINPEKFGVRLEDHFYMSEEGAFWFTEPSRSVDDPFNLL, from the coding sequence ATGGCGCATGGCGTAGGAATTGCGAAGTTAGACGAGGCGCTCGGGGCGTTGGAAGATATGACTGAAGGTGTTAAGCCTATTACACTGGAAGAGTACCAGCAGCGCGTTGCTAAGGCACAGCAATTGATGCAGGAAAAAGGCATCAGCGCTATGTATTTAAACGCAGGTACTAACCTGGAATATTTTACCGGCTTGAAGTGGTACCCCAGTGAACGTTTGGTCGGCGCCGTTATCCCGGTTAAGGGAAATGTCACCTTAATAGCGCCCGCGTTTGAAGTCGGTTCATTAACCCAGGCTATGATACTGCCCATGGATACGGTTTTGTGGGACGAACATGAATCACCTTATGAACGGTTGCTGAACTTTTTAGCGGAGCATTTTTCTGATGGCTATAAATTGGCGTTGGATGAGTCCACACCATACAGCGTTGTAGCGAAGCTGGAAGAGCGCAAGCCAGCTGAAACAATGTGTGACGCAAAAGTCATTACCGCTGCCTGTCGTATGCATAAGTCGCCCGCAGAGCTGGCGTTAATTCAGACGGCTATGGATATGACCATGGCCGTGCACAGAGCCACCGGTGCCATGCTGCACGAGGGCGTAACCGCTTCTGAAGTTAGAGGTTTTATTAATGAAGCACACCGAAAGGTGGGCGCGTCTGGGTCGTTTTTCTGTATTGTGCTGTTTGGTAAAGGAACCAGCTACCCGCACGGTGTTAATTACGAGCAGAAGCTGGAGAAAAACGACTGGGTGCTTATTGATACCGGTTGCAAGCTGCACGGGTATCACTCTGATATCACCCGTACTTACCCCTTTGGCAACGCGACTGAAGAGCAACAGACGTTCTGGCAGTATGAACGAGACTTACAGCAGGCTGTTTTTGATGCGGCTCATATAGGTAAAACCTGCGAATCGGTTGATGACGCAGTTCGGGTTAAATTGAGCGAACTGGGTTTAAAAGCCGATTATCAATTACCCGGTGTACCGCACAGAACAGGCCATGGTATCGGTATGGACTTGCATGAATGGCCGTATTTAGTCGGTGGGGACAAGACCGAATTGGCACCGGGAATGTGCTTCAGTAATGAACCTATGGTAATTAACCCGGAAAAGTTTGGCGTGCGCCTGGAAGACCACTTTTATATGAGCGAAGAGGGGGCTTTTTGGTTTACCGAACCATCCCGCTCTGTGGATGACCCGTTTAACCTTCTGTGA